CGGTGGATGCGCTCGAAGCTCTCTGCGATCACCGCTTTCACGCCCAGCAGGTTGGTGCCCTTGGCCGCCCAGTCGCGGGACGAGCCGGTGCCGTATTCCTTGCCGGCGATGACTACCAGCGGCACGCCGGCGGCCTGGTACTTCATGGATGCATCGTAGATGGACATCTTCTCCGGCGGCGTGCTGCCGAAGTACAGCGTGTTGCCGCCTTCCTCGCCACCGAACATCAGGTTCTTGATCCGGATGTTGGCGAACGTGCCGCGCACCATCACGTCGTCGTTGCCGCGGCGGCTGCCGTAGCTGTTGAAGTCGACCGGCTGCACGCCGCGCGAGATCAGGAAGCGTCCCGCAGGCGAATCCTTCTTGATGTTGCCGGCCGGCGAGATGTGGTCGGTGGTGATGGAATCGCCGAACAGGCCCAGCACACGCGCGCCGTGGACATCGTCGATGCTGCCGACCGCCATCGACATGCCGTCGAAGTAGGGCGGGTTCTTGATGTACGTCGAATCGCCATCCCATGCGTACAGGTCGCCGTCGGGCGAGGCGATGGTGTTCCAGCGCGAGTCGCCCTTGAACACGTCGGCGTAGTTCTTCGCGAACATCTCCGGGCCGATCGTGGCGGCTATGAAGTCGCCGATCTCCTTGTTGCTCGGCCAGACATCCTTCAGGAACACAGGCTGGCCATCGCTGCCGGCACCGAGGGGTTCCGTCGTCAGGTCGATGTTGGTGGTGCCGGCGATCGCGTAGGCGACGACCAAGGGCGGACTGGCCAGGTAGTTCATCTTCACTTCGGGGTGCACGCGGCCCTCGAAGTTGCGGTTGCCCGACAGCACGGAGGCGACGACCAGATCGTCCGCCGCGATGGCAGCCGATACATCGTCGGGGAGCGGGCCGGAGTTGCCGATGCAGGTGGTGCAGCCATATCCGACGACGTAGAAGCCCAGCTTCTCCAGATCGTCCAGCACGCCGGCCTTCTCGAGGTAGTCGGTGACCACGCGCGAGCCCGGCCCGAGCGAGGTCTTGACCCAAGGCTGCGCCTTCAGGCCCTTCGCCGCCGCATTGCGGGCAAGCAGGCCCGCACCCAGCATCACGGCCGGATTGGAGGTGTTGGTGCACGACGTGATCGCCGCGATCACCACGTCGCCGTCGCGCAGCTTCTTCGTCGCCCCGCTGTCGGGCGCCGATTCGTGCGCCGACTCGTGCGCGCCGACCGCCGTGCCGCCGCCGCCTTCGTTCTTCAGGCGGTCTTCCTGCACCAGGTCGATGCGCTTGCGGCGGGCATCGGCGAACGGCACGAGGTTGTCGCGGAAGTTCTGCTTCACATCCTGCAGCAGCACACGGTCCTGCGGGCGCTTCGGGCCGGCGAGCGAGGGCTTCACGTCGCCCATGTCCAGGTGCAGCGTGGCGCTGTACTCGGCGTGCGGGCTGTCCGGTGTATGCCACAGCCCTTGCGCCTTGGCGTAGGCCTCGACCAGGGCGATCTGGTCTTCGCTGCGGCCGGACAGGCGCAAGTAGTTCAGCGATTCGTGATCAATGGGGAAGATGCCGCAGGTCGCGCCGTACTCCGGCGCCATGTTGCCGATGGTGGCGCGGTCCGCCAGCGGCAGGTGCTGCAGGCCGTCGCCGTAGAACTCGACGAACTTGCCCACCACGCCCAGCTTGCGCAGCATCTGGGTGACGGTCAGCACGAGGTCGGTGGCGGTGGCGCCTTCCGGCAGCTTGCCGGTCAGCTTGAAGCCGACCACCTGGGGGATGAGCATCGACGAGGGCTGGCCGAGCATCGCGGCCTCCGCCTCGATGCCGCCCACGCCCCAGCCCAGCACGCCGATGCCGTTGATCATCGTGGTGTGGCTGTCGGTACCGAACACGGTGTCGGGGTAGGCGATGGCCTGGCCATCCTTCTCGCCCGTCATCACCACGCGTGCCAGGTTCTCCAGGTTCACCTGGTGAACGATACCGGTGTTCGGCGGCACCACCTTGAAATTGTCGAACGCCTTCTGGCCCCAGCGCAGGAAGCCGTAGCGCTCCTTGTTGCGGTCGAATTCGATCTTGCCGTTGAGATCCAGCGCGTCGGCGCTGCCGAACACATCCACCTGCACCGAGTGGTCGATGACCAGCTCGGAAGGGATCAGCGGGTTGATCTGGTCCGGGCTGCCGCCCAGCTTGACCACGGCATCGCGCATTGCGGCCAGGTCGACCACGCAGGGCACGCCGGTGAAATCCTGCAGCACGACGCGCGCCGGCATGAAGGCGATTTCGGTGTCCGGTTCCTTGGCTGCCTCCCACGCGGCGACCGCCTGGACGTGCTCCGGCAGCACGGTGACGCCGTCTTCGCAGCGCAGCAGGTTTTCCAGCAGGATCTTCAGGGAGAAGGGCAGGCGCGCGAAGCCCCCTTTCGGGTCCAGCCGCTCGGCCAGGGCCGGCAGGCTGTAGTAGGTGTAGGACGTGCCGTTAACGTCGAGAGGACGGCGGGTGGCGAAGGAATCGCTCATCGCAGAGGCTCCTGTAGCTGGGGGAAGGGGCGCAGGAGCAGCATAAGCCGCCGTTCCTGTGCGTCTTGTCGATGCTTGCCCGGATTATCCGCCAAGTCTGAGACGGCCGTGACCCGACCAAAGCCCAAGGCGGGGCACGACGGCATCACGCGGAACGGGGTGGGGCGGTGGGGTCCTGTTCTGGGGTATGCCTGAGGAAGTATGTATAATTCGTCCATACTCAAGAGGGCCCGCTGATGGAAGCCACTGTTGCAGAACGCGGCCAGATCACCCTGCCGAAAGCGGTGCGCGACGCCCTGGGCCTGACCAAGGGCAGCGTGCTGAAGGTCGAGCTGGAAGGTAGCCGGATCGTGTTGCGGAAGAGTGTCGACGACGCCATCTCGCGCGTGCGCGGCAAGTTCGCCCTGGATGCGGACGCCGCACCGGGTACGGCCGCCGAATGATCGCCGTCGACGCGCCCGTCCTGATCGAACTGCTGACCGACGGCCCCCGCGCGGATGCCGTGGAAGCCGGGCTGCGCCAGAGCCTGGGCAGCGGGCGCGTGGTCGTCTGCGATGCCGCACTGGCGCAGCTGTGCGCTTCGCTGCGCAATGGCGCGGATGCATTGGCCGCCGTCGAGGAGATGGGCGTGCATTTCAACGCCGTCGAAGCCAAGTCCGCGCTGCGGGCCGGCGAGATGCAGCGCCGGCACCGGCAGCGCTCCGGCGAGTCCCGGCCGATCGCCGATTTCCTGGTCGGCGCGCATGCGCTGCTCCAGTGCGATGGCCTGATCACCTTCGACACCGCTTTCCATCGCGATTACTTCAAGGGTTTGAAGCTGATCGTGCCCGCGAACGAATAAGCATTACCTGTTTTCCCTTTCCACCGCATCATCGAACGACCGGAGTCACCCATGTTGGAAGCCTACCGCCACCACGTAGCCGAGCGCGCCGCGCTGGGCATCCCGCCGCTGCCGCTGACCGCCCAGCAGACGGCCGAGGTCATCGAACTGCTGAAGAACCCGCCGGCCGGCGAAGAAGACGTCCTGGTCGAACTGATCACCCATCGCGTTCCCGCCGGCGTGGATGACGCCGCCAAGGTCAAGGCCTCCTACCTGGCCGCGCTCGCCTTCGGCACCGAGAAGACCCCGCTGATCACCGCGCAACGCGCCACCGAACTGCTGGGCACCATGCTGGGCGGCTACAACATCCATCCGCTGATCGAGCTGCTCGACAACGCCGAACTGGGCGCGATCGCCGCCGAGGGCCTGAAGCACACGCTGCTGATGTTCGACAGCTTCCACGACGTGCAGGAGAAGGCCGAGAAGGGCAACGCCCACGCGCAGGCCGTGCTGAAGAGCTGGGCCGAGGCCGAGTGGTTCACCAGCAAGCCGGAAGTGCCGCAGAGCCTGACGGTCACCGTGTTCAAGGTGCCGGGCGAGACCAACACCGACGACCTGTCGCCGGCACCGGATGCGACCACGCGCCCGGACATCCCGCTGCACGCGCTGGCGATGCTGAAGAACAAGCGTCCCGACGCGCCGTTCGTGCCGGAAGAAGACGGCAAGCGCGGCCCGATCCAGGAAATCCTGTCGCTCAAGGACAAGGGCCACTTGGTCGCCTACGTCGGCGACGTGGTCGGCACGGGTTCCTCGCGCAAGTCGGCGACCAACAGCGTGCTGTGGTTCACCGGCGAGGACATCCCGTTCATCCCGAACAAGCGCTTCGGCGGCGTCTGCCTGGGCAGCAAGATCGCCCCGATCTTCTACAACACGATGGAAGACGCCGGTGCGCTGCCGATCGAACTCGACGTGTCGCAGATGAACCACGGCGACGTGGTCGAACTGCGCCCGTACGACGGCAAGGCGCTGAAGAACGGCGAGGTGATCGCCGAGTTCCAGGTGAAGTCCGACGTGCTGTTCGACGAAGTGCGCGCCGGTGGCCGCATTCCGCTGATCATCGGCCGCGGCCTGACCTCGAAGGCGCGTGAGGCGCTGAAGCTGCCGGCGACGGAGCTGTTCCGCCAGCCGCAGCAGCCGGTCGACAGCGGCAAGGGCTTCTCGCTGGCGCAGAAGATGGTCGGCCGCGCCTGCGGACTGGCGGAAGGCCAGGGCGTGCGCCCGGGTGCGTACTGCGAACCGAAGATGACCTCGGTGGGTTCGCAGGACACCACCGGCCCGATGACCCGCGACGAGCTGAAGGACCTGGCCTGCCTGGGCTTCTCGGCCGACCTGGTGATGCAGTCGTTCTGCCACACCGCCGCGTATCCAAAGCCGGTGGACGTGAAGACGCACCACACGCTGCCGGAGTTCATCTCCACCCGTGGCGGCATCTCTCTCCGCCCGGGCGACGGCGTGATCCACAGCTGGCTCAACCGCATGCTGATGCCCGACACCGTCGGTACCGGCGGCGACTCGCACACGCGCTTCCCGGTGGGCATCTCGTTCCCGGCAGGCTCGGGCCTGGTCGCGTTCGCCGCGGCCACCGGCGTGATGCCGCTGGACATGCCGGAATCGGTGCTGGTGCGCTTCAAGGGCGAGATGCAGCCCGGCGTGACCCTGCGCGACCTGGTCAACGCGATCCCGTACTACGCGATCAAGGCCGGTCTGTTGACCGTCGCCAAGCAGGGCAAGAAGAACATCTTCTCCGGCCGCATCCTCGAGATCGAGGGCCTGCCGGACCTGAAGGTGGAACAGGCGTTCGAGCTGTCCGACGCCTCGGCCGAACGTTCGGCCGCCGGCTGCACGGTGCGCCTGAACAAGGAACCGATCATCGAGTACCTCACCAGCAACATCACGCTGCTGAAGTGGATGATCGCCGAAGGCTACGCCGACGCGCGTTCGCTGTCCCGCCGCATCAAGAAGATGGAAGACTGGCTGGCCGATCCGCAGTTGCTCGAACCCGATGCCGACGCCGAATACGCCGCCATCATCGACATCGACCTGGCCGAGGTGCACGAGCCCTTGCTCGCCTGCCCGAACGATCCGGACGACGTGAAGACGCTGTCAGACGTGGCCGGCACGCCGATCGATGAGGTCTTCATCGGTTCGTGCATGACCAACATCGGCCACTTCCGCGCGGCTGCCAAGCTGCTGGAAGGCAAGCGCGACATCCCGACCCGCCTTTGGGTCGCGCCGCCGACCAAGATGGACGCGTCCGAGCTGACCAAGGAAGGCCACTACGGCACGTTCGGCACCGCCGGTGCGCGCATGGAAATGCCGGGCTGCTCGCTGTGCATGGGCAACCAGGCACAGGTGCGCGAAGGCGCAACGGTGTTCTCCACCTCCACCCGCAACTTCCCGAACCGCCTGGGCCGCAACTCGAACGTGTTCCTGGGTTCGGCCGAGCTGGCCGCGATCTGCTCGCGCCTGGGCAAGATCCCGTCGAAGGCCGAGTACATGGCCGACATCGGCGTGATCAACGAGAAGGGCGCCGAGATCTACCGGTACATGAACTTCGACCAGATCGAGGAATACCAGGACGTGGCCAAGACCGTGGCCGCCTGATCGGTATTGCATGAAAACAAAAAGGCCCGGCAATGCCGGGCCTTTTTTTGTGCCTGACCTCAACGTCAGTCCAGCCAGGCGTCCACGGCCTCCAGCATCTGCCGGCGGCCGAGCACGAAATCCCACATCGACCCGCCGAGCTGACGCCACAGCACCGCCGAGCGCACCGCGGCCAGCAGGATGGCGCGGATCTCCGCCACCACGCCGGGCTGGCCCAGGTAGTGCGGGTTGCCCTGGACCATGACGCGCGGGCGCAGGTGGCTGATCGTGTCGGCATACAGCCCGCCCAGCGCGGACAGCACGTCGGGATGGGTACTGCCCTGCTGCTCGGCGCGGGGGGCGATCTCCTGCAGGCCGCGTGATACGGCGTGCACGGTGTCGTCTTCGCTCACGAAGCGGCGTTCGAGCTGCAGCACCGACATGGCCAGGCGGGGCAGGGCGTCGTCACCGGCTTCCTTGGCCAGGTAGTTGCGCAGCACGCGCAAGCCGGGCGCGATGTCGCCGAGGCGGCCGTACACGGCCACCGGCGTGGCGGCATCGACGCGGAACACGCTTTCCAGCGAGGCCTGCACGGCCGAAGACTCGGACTGGCCGGTCTCGGCGATGCGCCGCACCTGGTGGAGGGCCTGTGCGAGCCCGGCGAGGGCCAGCACGCGGTCGGAATATCGATTGCTCAAGCTGCTTGCTCCGCGAGTTTCATTTCAAGAGGGGCGTCGGTGCGCGCGATCACCGCGCCGCCCAGGCATGCGTCACCGTCATACAGCACCAGCGACTGCCCGGGCGTGACGGCGCGCTGGGGCGAGGCGAATTCCACCGCCACCGTGCCGTCTTCGAGCACCTGCACCCGGCAGGGCTCGTCCGGTTGCCGGTAGCGCGTCTGTGCCGTGCACTCGAAGCGCCCGGCCGGTGGACTGCCGGCGACCCAGTGCGCCGATTCGGTCCACAGGCGGGTGGACATCAGGTAGGGGCTCTGCGTGTCCTGGTCGACATACAGCACGTTGTGCGCCACGTCCTTGCCAACGACATACCACGGTGCCTGCGGCCGGCCGCGCACGCCGCCGATCTGCAGGCCCTCGCGCTGGCCCAGGGTGAAATAGAAGACGCCCGGATGCTCGCCGATCACCTGTCCCTGCGGGTCGCGCATCTCGCCGCGCCGTGCGGGCAGGTAGCGGCCCAGGAACTCGCGGAAATCGCGTTCGCCGATGAAGCAGATTCCGGTGGAATCCTTCTTGTCGTGCGTCTGCAGGCCGGCGTCGCGCGCGATGCGGCGCAGGTCCGCCTTCTGCAGTTCACCGATGGGGAACAAGGTGGCCGACAACTGCGCCTGGCCCAGCTGGTGCAGGAAGTAGCTCTGGTCCTTGCCGCGATCCACGCCGCGCAACAGCCGCCAGCGTCCAGCGGCCTGGTCCACGCGCGCGTAGTGGCCGGTGGCGATCTTCTCGGCGCCGAGGTCGCGGGCGGCGTCGAGGAAGTGCTTGAACTTCACTTCGCGGTTGCACAGCACGTCCGGATTCGGCGTGCGGCCGGCGGCGTACTCGGCCAGGAAATGCGCGAACACGCCCTGCCAGTATTCCGAAGAGAAATCGCGGAAATGGAAGGGGATGCCCAGGCGGCCGCAGACCGCGACCGCGTCGCGGCGGTCGTCCTCGGCGCGGCATTCCCCGGTGCCATCGTCAGCCCAGTTCTGCATGAAGAGCCCGGCGACGGCCTCGCCCTGCTCGACGAGCCGCAACGCGGCCACCGACGAATCGACGCCCCCGGAAACCCCGACGATGACGCGCGGCGCGCTCACGGCACGTGCTGGAGCAGCGACAGCGGCGAGCGGCGGCCGCCCAGGTAGTCCTGCACGACCTGCCACACCAGCGGGCTGCGATGGCGGTCGGCCTGCTGCTGGAGCTCTGCCGGCGTCAGCCAGTGGGCCTGCACGATGCCGTCGTCCAGCGGACGGTCCGGCAGATGCCGCACGGGCGTGGCGGCGAAGGCGAAGCGCAGGTAGTGGCGGCCCCCGCTTCCATCGGGGTTGGTGGCCTTCCACTGGTAGGCACCGATGAAGGCGGTGAGTTCGACTTCCCAGCCGGTTTCCTCGAGGGTTTCCCGGCGGGCGGCCTCGAGCAGGCTCTCGTCCGGCTCCAGGTGGCCCGCGGGCTGGTTGAACACCAGGCGGCCCTGGGCGCGCTCTTCGACCATCAGCAGCTTGCCGTCGCGGACCACCACGGTAGCCACGGTCACATCGGGTTGCCAGAAGCGGCCTTCGCGGTAGCTCACTTACAGGGCGTCCTTGGTGCCGGAGAGTTCGATCTCCTTGTTGTCCGCCGTCTCCGCCGCGATGTCCATGGCCGCCTCCAGCGCCGCGCCGTCCACGTTGTCGGGCAGCTTGATCACGAAATAGAGCACGTCGCCCGACAGCTCCCAGCTGCCGAGCTTCTTGCTCCGGCTGTTGGCCAGCAGGGCGAGCGCCTTGGTCCCGTCGATGCGGTCCGCGCCGACCTGCCCGGCAGGCGAGAAGACTTCGCGGATGCTGATGCCGTTGACCTGCTCGGTGGTGCCCGACACGAACACCAACTGGGTGCGGTTCTCCTGCTTGTAGGAGTAGGTCACCTTGTAATCGCCGTCCGAATCCACCTCGAACTGCATCCCGCGGGCGGCCAGGCGTGCCTCGACGGACGCATCCGCCGCCAGCACAGGGGCCGCCGACAGGGCAGCGCAGGCGAGGAGTGCGGCGGGCAGGCGGGACAACGACGTCGTCATGGGGCGGGCTTCTGGCGG
This genomic stretch from Pseudoxanthomonas sp. CF385 harbors:
- the acnA gene encoding aconitate hydratase AcnA, yielding MSDSFATRRPLDVNGTSYTYYSLPALAERLDPKGGFARLPFSLKILLENLLRCEDGVTVLPEHVQAVAAWEAAKEPDTEIAFMPARVVLQDFTGVPCVVDLAAMRDAVVKLGGSPDQINPLIPSELVIDHSVQVDVFGSADALDLNGKIEFDRNKERYGFLRWGQKAFDNFKVVPPNTGIVHQVNLENLARVVMTGEKDGQAIAYPDTVFGTDSHTTMINGIGVLGWGVGGIEAEAAMLGQPSSMLIPQVVGFKLTGKLPEGATATDLVLTVTQMLRKLGVVGKFVEFYGDGLQHLPLADRATIGNMAPEYGATCGIFPIDHESLNYLRLSGRSEDQIALVEAYAKAQGLWHTPDSPHAEYSATLHLDMGDVKPSLAGPKRPQDRVLLQDVKQNFRDNLVPFADARRKRIDLVQEDRLKNEGGGGTAVGAHESAHESAPDSGATKKLRDGDVVIAAITSCTNTSNPAVMLGAGLLARNAAAKGLKAQPWVKTSLGPGSRVVTDYLEKAGVLDDLEKLGFYVVGYGCTTCIGNSGPLPDDVSAAIAADDLVVASVLSGNRNFEGRVHPEVKMNYLASPPLVVAYAIAGTTNIDLTTEPLGAGSDGQPVFLKDVWPSNKEIGDFIAATIGPEMFAKNYADVFKGDSRWNTIASPDGDLYAWDGDSTYIKNPPYFDGMSMAVGSIDDVHGARVLGLFGDSITTDHISPAGNIKKDSPAGRFLISRGVQPVDFNSYGSRRGNDDVMVRGTFANIRIKNLMFGGEEGGNTLYFGSTPPEKMSIYDASMKYQAAGVPLVVIAGKEYGTGSSRDWAAKGTNLLGVKAVIAESFERIHRSNLVGMGVLPLQFVDGQNAQSLGLDGSETFDVTGLQDGAAKVATVAARKADGKTVKFQAKVLLLTPKEVEYFRHGGLLHYVLRQLAARKAA
- a CDS encoding AbrB/MazE/SpoVT family DNA-binding domain-containing protein; this translates as MEATVAERGQITLPKAVRDALGLTKGSVLKVELEGSRIVLRKSVDDAISRVRGKFALDADAAPGTAAE
- a CDS encoding type II toxin-antitoxin system VapC family toxin; translation: MIAVDAPVLIELLTDGPRADAVEAGLRQSLGSGRVVVCDAALAQLCASLRNGADALAAVEEMGVHFNAVEAKSALRAGEMQRRHRQRSGESRPIADFLVGAHALLQCDGLITFDTAFHRDYFKGLKLIVPANE
- the acnB gene encoding bifunctional aconitate hydratase 2/2-methylisocitrate dehydratase, which translates into the protein MLEAYRHHVAERAALGIPPLPLTAQQTAEVIELLKNPPAGEEDVLVELITHRVPAGVDDAAKVKASYLAALAFGTEKTPLITAQRATELLGTMLGGYNIHPLIELLDNAELGAIAAEGLKHTLLMFDSFHDVQEKAEKGNAHAQAVLKSWAEAEWFTSKPEVPQSLTVTVFKVPGETNTDDLSPAPDATTRPDIPLHALAMLKNKRPDAPFVPEEDGKRGPIQEILSLKDKGHLVAYVGDVVGTGSSRKSATNSVLWFTGEDIPFIPNKRFGGVCLGSKIAPIFYNTMEDAGALPIELDVSQMNHGDVVELRPYDGKALKNGEVIAEFQVKSDVLFDEVRAGGRIPLIIGRGLTSKAREALKLPATELFRQPQQPVDSGKGFSLAQKMVGRACGLAEGQGVRPGAYCEPKMTSVGSQDTTGPMTRDELKDLACLGFSADLVMQSFCHTAAYPKPVDVKTHHTLPEFISTRGGISLRPGDGVIHSWLNRMLMPDTVGTGGDSHTRFPVGISFPAGSGLVAFAAATGVMPLDMPESVLVRFKGEMQPGVTLRDLVNAIPYYAIKAGLLTVAKQGKKNIFSGRILEIEGLPDLKVEQAFELSDASAERSAAGCTVRLNKEPIIEYLTSNITLLKWMIAEGYADARSLSRRIKKMEDWLADPQLLEPDADAEYAAIIDIDLAEVHEPLLACPNDPDDVKTLSDVAGTPIDEVFIGSCMTNIGHFRAAAKLLEGKRDIPTRLWVAPPTKMDASELTKEGHYGTFGTAGARMEMPGCSLCMGNQAQVREGATVFSTSTRNFPNRLGRNSNVFLGSAELAAICSRLGKIPSKAEYMADIGVINEKGAEIYRYMNFDQIEEYQDVAKTVAA
- the hflD gene encoding high frequency lysogenization protein HflD, with the protein product MSNRYSDRVLALAGLAQALHQVRRIAETGQSESSAVQASLESVFRVDAATPVAVYGRLGDIAPGLRVLRNYLAKEAGDDALPRLAMSVLQLERRFVSEDDTVHAVSRGLQEIAPRAEQQGSTHPDVLSALGGLYADTISHLRPRVMVQGNPHYLGQPGVVAEIRAILLAAVRSAVLWRQLGGSMWDFVLGRRQMLEAVDAWLD
- the mnmA gene encoding tRNA 2-thiouridine(34) synthase MnmA, yielding MSAPRVIVGVSGGVDSSVAALRLVEQGEAVAGLFMQNWADDGTGECRAEDDRRDAVAVCGRLGIPFHFRDFSSEYWQGVFAHFLAEYAAGRTPNPDVLCNREVKFKHFLDAARDLGAEKIATGHYARVDQAAGRWRLLRGVDRGKDQSYFLHQLGQAQLSATLFPIGELQKADLRRIARDAGLQTHDKKDSTGICFIGERDFREFLGRYLPARRGEMRDPQGQVIGEHPGVFYFTLGQREGLQIGGVRGRPQAPWYVVGKDVAHNVLYVDQDTQSPYLMSTRLWTESAHWVAGSPPAGRFECTAQTRYRQPDEPCRVQVLEDGTVAVEFASPQRAVTPGQSLVLYDGDACLGGAVIARTDAPLEMKLAEQAA
- a CDS encoding NUDIX hydrolase yields the protein MSYREGRFWQPDVTVATVVVRDGKLLMVEERAQGRLVFNQPAGHLEPDESLLEAARRETLEETGWEVELTAFIGAYQWKATNPDGSGGRHYLRFAFAATPVRHLPDRPLDDGIVQAHWLTPAELQQQADRHRSPLVWQVVQDYLGGRRSPLSLLQHVP